Proteins from a genomic interval of Pseudomonas anuradhapurensis:
- a CDS encoding aldehyde dehydrogenase (NADP(+)), translated as MSGSNFIGGQRSAAGSVRLHSLDARTGEALPLAFAQATPEEVDAAAQAAEAAFAEFNGMAPQRRAQFLDAIADQLDALDDTFIATVCRETALPAGRIQGERARTSNQMRLFANVLRRGDFLGARIDRAQPQRQPLPRPDLRQYRTGVGPVAVFGASNFPLAFSTAGGDTAAALAAGCPVVVKAHSGHMATAEQVAEAIERAVLATGMPAGVFNMIYGAGVGEALVRHPAIQAVGFTGSLKGGRALCELAAARPQPIPVFAEMSSINPVLVLPAALQARGEQVARELAGSVVLGCGQFCTNPGLVLGIAGEAFSSFLTALGAQLADQPGQTMLNAGTLRSYTQGVQRLHQHPGVRHLAGAEQAGDQAQAQLFQADVSLLLNGDALLQEEVFGPATVAVAVADEAELRRAVQALHGQLTATLIAEPQDLQRFAALVPVLQRKAGRLLVNGYPTGVEVCDAMVHGGPYPATSDARGTSVGTLAIDRFLRPVCYQDYPDALLPDALKNANPLGLQRLVDGQHSREALA; from the coding sequence ATGTCTGGAAGCAACTTCATTGGCGGCCAGCGCAGCGCCGCCGGCAGCGTGCGCCTGCACAGCCTCGATGCGCGTACCGGCGAAGCCTTGCCGCTGGCCTTTGCCCAGGCCACCCCGGAAGAAGTGGACGCCGCCGCGCAGGCAGCCGAAGCGGCGTTTGCCGAATTCAACGGCATGGCGCCGCAGCGCCGTGCGCAGTTCCTCGATGCCATTGCCGACCAGCTGGATGCGCTGGACGACACCTTCATCGCCACCGTGTGCCGCGAAACCGCGCTGCCGGCCGGGCGCATCCAGGGTGAACGGGCGCGCACCAGCAACCAGATGCGCCTGTTCGCCAACGTGCTGCGCCGCGGCGACTTCCTCGGCGCGCGCATCGACCGCGCCCAGCCACAGCGCCAGCCGCTGCCACGCCCGGACCTGCGCCAGTACCGCACCGGTGTCGGCCCGGTGGCGGTGTTCGGCGCCAGCAACTTCCCGCTGGCCTTCTCTACCGCCGGCGGTGACACCGCCGCAGCGCTGGCCGCCGGCTGCCCGGTGGTGGTCAAGGCGCACAGCGGCCACATGGCCACCGCCGAGCAAGTGGCCGAGGCAATCGAGCGCGCGGTGCTCGCCACCGGCATGCCTGCCGGCGTGTTCAACATGATCTACGGTGCCGGTGTCGGCGAAGCGCTGGTGCGCCACCCGGCGATCCAGGCGGTGGGCTTTACCGGCTCGCTCAAAGGCGGCCGTGCCCTGTGCGAGCTGGCGGCGGCGCGCCCGCAGCCGATCCCGGTGTTCGCCGAAATGAGCAGCATAAACCCGGTGCTGGTATTGCCGGCGGCCTTGCAGGCCCGGGGCGAGCAGGTGGCAAGGGAGCTGGCCGGCTCGGTGGTGCTGGGCTGCGGGCAGTTCTGCACCAACCCCGGGCTGGTCCTGGGTATCGCTGGCGAAGCGTTCAGCAGCTTCCTCACCGCGCTTGGCGCGCAACTGGCCGACCAGCCCGGGCAGACCATGCTCAATGCCGGCACCCTGCGCAGCTATACCCAAGGCGTGCAACGCTTGCACCAGCACCCGGGCGTGCGCCATCTGGCCGGTGCCGAACAGGCGGGTGACCAGGCCCAGGCACAGCTGTTCCAGGCCGACGTGAGCCTGCTGCTGAACGGTGACGCCTTGCTCCAGGAAGAGGTCTTCGGGCCGGCGACCGTGGCCGTCGCAGTGGCCGACGAAGCCGAACTGCGCCGCGCCGTGCAAGCCCTGCATGGGCAACTGACCGCCACCCTGATTGCCGAGCCGCAAGACCTCCAGCGCTTCGCCGCGCTGGTGCCGGTGCTGCAGCGTAAGGCCGGGCGACTGTTGGTCAATGGCTACCCGACCGGCGTGGAAGTGTGCGATGCGATGGTACATGGCGGGCCGTACCCGGCCACGTCCGACGCGCGTGGGACCTCGGTCGGTACCCTGGCCATCGACCGCTTCCTGCGCCCGGTGTGCTACCAGGACTACCCGGATGCGCTGCTGCCCGACGCCCTGAAAAACGCCAACCCGCTGGGCCTGCAGCGCCTGGTCGATGGCCAGCACAGCCGCGAGGCGCTGGCCTGA
- the araD1 gene encoding AraD1 family protein, which translates to MRLIQFETATGARRVGVVEGKYALEVCGAGSTRELALQAIAAGRDLAAEVQAAGLGERHDYLALLAEGRVLPPLDHPDPAHCLVTGTGLTHLGSAATRDKMHQQQAEGTVTDSMRMFQWGLDGGRPPAGEEGAQPEWFYKGDGGIVVRPGADLPLPAFAEDAGEEPELVGLYLIAADGTPYRLGYALGNEFSDHVMERRNYLYLAHSKLRACSFGPELRLGALPAHLEGTSRILRDGQELWRKPFLSGEQNMCHSFENLEFHHFKYAQFLRPGDIHVHYFGTATLSFADGIQARPGDTFEVSLDAFGQPLRNGIAAAPAQVRPGVVKSL; encoded by the coding sequence ATGCGATTGATTCAATTCGAAACCGCCACCGGCGCACGCCGGGTGGGCGTGGTGGAAGGCAAGTACGCCCTGGAAGTATGTGGCGCCGGCAGCACCCGTGAGCTGGCCTTGCAAGCCATTGCCGCCGGCCGAGACCTGGCCGCCGAAGTGCAGGCCGCCGGCCTGGGCGAGCGCCACGACTACCTGGCCCTGCTGGCTGAAGGCCGGGTCTTGCCACCGCTGGACCATCCGGACCCGGCGCATTGCCTGGTCACCGGCACCGGCCTGACCCACCTGGGCAGCGCCGCCACCCGCGACAAGATGCACCAGCAGCAGGCCGAAGGCACCGTGACCGACAGCATGCGCATGTTCCAGTGGGGCCTGGACGGCGGGCGGCCGCCGGCAGGCGAGGAGGGCGCGCAGCCGGAGTGGTTCTACAAGGGCGACGGCGGTATCGTCGTGCGCCCAGGCGCCGACCTGCCGCTGCCGGCGTTTGCCGAGGATGCCGGTGAGGAGCCGGAGCTGGTCGGGCTGTACCTGATCGCTGCCGACGGCACCCCGTATCGCCTCGGTTATGCGCTGGGCAACGAGTTTTCCGACCATGTGATGGAGCGGCGCAACTACCTGTACCTGGCCCATTCCAAGTTGCGCGCCTGCAGCTTCGGCCCCGAGCTGCGCCTGGGCGCGCTGCCGGCCCACCTGGAAGGCACCAGCCGCATCCTGCGCGATGGCCAGGAGCTGTGGCGCAAGCCGTTCCTGTCGGGCGAGCAGAACATGTGCCACAGCTTCGAGAACCTTGAGTTCCACCACTTCAAGTACGCCCAGTTCCTGCGCCCTGGCGATATCCACGTGCATTACTTCGGCACCGCCACGCTGTCGTTCGCCGACGGTATCCAGGCGCGCCCGGGCGATACCTTCGAGGTCAGCCTCGACGCCTTTGGCCAGCCACTGCGCAACGGTATTGCGGCAGCACCTGCGCAGGTCCGCCCCGGGGTGGTGAAAAGCCTTTGA